DNA from Branchiostoma lanceolatum isolate klBraLanc5 chromosome 9, klBraLanc5.hap2, whole genome shotgun sequence:
tattctccttggaagattttgacaaccccaaccctgcagttccagagcaagctgctagctAAGGGGCCAAATTCTACAAAACTTCTTCCCGATTACAAGCGTTCTGCCACCAataatcaagaccatagtacatccaggtcaaaagataccaaaaatagaagttctgctgcagtaccgaggtcacataccaggggacccaaaatagACCATATCACGCCCaggttaaaagatacaaaaaaaaaaaagttctgctgcagtaccgaggtcacataccagggagcccaaaatagACCCTTGTCTCCCCAATatctgcccacataccaaatatcattgtaaccCATCCAAAGGTTGTTGAaatatgctgactacaatagtccagaaacacagacagacacacagattcGACAAAAACattatctctatttttcatggagataaaaatgatatcaaactGATTTTATATCAGGATAAGCTGCCACATCTGaagtgtatgtgtatgcatgtttCACCCTCACAACATCAAAACGGATAGCGAGTGAGTAAGCTGATCTTAATTGTGTTTGATGAGTCTTTTATTAGCTAGTACAAAGTGTAAAAACATGGAAGACATTACAGGCACTTACAATACATCTCTACCTTCACTTGTATAACATTAGTATATCAATCATAAGTAAATAgtgacaaaaatgtaaacaatgcAGGGCAATCTACAGTCATATATACAGGTTGTATGCTGAAGCTAAAAAATGGATCTCGCTCAACTCTAATCATTATATACATAGAAGAAAGATATAAACAATTAAACTTTAACCAACAACGACACAGTAACAAATGTCGGTAAAAAACATAATTTATCAAAGCTAACCCAGTGCAGGTTAGTAGGCTAGAAATACTGGGGTTTATAGAACTTTGCATACAAATTTCTGCTCCGCATTTCTAACCACATTTTGATGAACAGGTATCAGTCCTTCTCTTGCAATTGGCTAGGTGTAGCTTTTCCAGTCCCTCAGTTACTTGTCAACACACCAGGCTTTAATGACTGGAAgaacagttacatgtaggaaCAGAGAAGCTAAGTAAGCAACTCAGTAGGTCTCATCATCTGATTCTGAGCTCTCATTGTATGGGTCATAGAACATGTTGTATGTTTCATAACCCTGATTATCTTTCTCAACTTTTCTCAACTGATCCCGGCAGTACCACCCAACACTGCCTTTCTCGGTTGCAAGAAATCTTTGGCCAAACAAGGCAAAGGGGAGCATCTGGGTTGTTTGCTTATCCACATTGTAGTAATTGTAACTCAAATCATAGGTTGTTCTGGATATGCAATTGATGATACCCTCCTGTCCATTGACATACTTGTAACGCTTGCGGTACCTGCATACTCCGTTAACTGCATTAATCTCCTCTTTGAAAACACATCTGTCCTCCCTGTCGATAGTTGGTGTTTCTTTTTCCAAGTCGTAGGTGTAGACCATTAAGCTGACATCTAATTCTTTACCAGTAGTAGTACAGAAATGAACCTTGCTATTGACAGTACTAGTGATCGCTCTGATGTCCACTTTAAAGTCTCTGTACCTGGGCTCGTAGGAGCATGTCCAATGTTCAGTTTTAACATCGAAGGAATGGACGACAAGCCTTTTCTGCTTTATCTGTATCTGGATGAGCACGATCTTATCCCCACATGTTATCACTGTCAACTTGGGTGGAATGCTCATCGCAGGCACTTTAGGTGGCTTTATCCAAGCTCCTTCTTCGATGTCGTAACAATCCATGCTGAACATGTTGAAGAACGTCGCCTCAGTGTTTCCTCCGATCAGGAACAGTTTGCCCTCAACAACGAGCGACTGATGTCCCGCCCTTCCGCGAGGCATGTCGGGTAACCTTGTCCAAGTGTCTGTTGAGAAATCGTACTGAAAGGCTTGTTTGGATGGTTTGTTGCCGCCAGGAGGGTCTGGGTGTAGGCAAGACAAGGCACATCCCCCTGTAACGTACAAGTAATGTCCTGCCCTTGCTACTCCCAGGTTCCCAACGATGGTTGTCGGAAGGTCAGAGACATGGTAGCATTGCTTGCTATCTGGATCCACGCAAATTATACTTTGTAGAGGCACTGGAGGTGTAGGATTTGTGCTGTAAGCCTGTTGAGTGACCGCCTTCCAACCGCCAACAATGATGGCCAGGTCGTCCGATAACCCAGGCCTAGGTTGTCTCTCAGCCTCCTCTCTACCTGCATCTGCCATCAGCTGATGAGATGAGCCATCTAAGTGTCCCTCCTTTGCTGCTGTAATTTTAGCCAGCCATTCGTCAGACTCCACTACTGCAGGGTGGGACTCCAGCTTCTTTAGCACACTGACCCGCACAAAAGGTAACCGAATCACTGGCAGAATCCTGGATACCTCAGTCTTGCGACTTTCTGACTCATGGTCCAGCCATTGCATCACCGACAGGGCAATCTCGTCTTCACTTGCCACTTGCAGCTCCTTGTCCTCAAGTAGGTCCAACAGCTGCTTCGTAGAAAGGCTCAGAAACCCCTCACTTTGTCCGACCTCTAAGAAGCGAGTGATCACCTGGCGTCTTGCTGATGTCTTCAAACTAGACAAACCATACATGTCGGCAAGGAGCATGACACCCACACAGTTGGATGGGCGAAGGTTTTTTTGAATGAACATGTCGCAGTACTCTAAGACTTGTTCCACCT
Protein-coding regions in this window:
- the LOC136441572 gene encoding kelch-like protein 3, with amino-acid sequence MMMGSPVQKMRSYCDRDEDHNWHKHCNDFYSYHEDGSCSFGNRCNIHALHTELTRQRKTGEFVDVVVKVEGREYSCHRAVLATVPYFKAMFSTNLLESKAKVITLHDIDSSSFSKILDFVYTGEIQIGKADVQDILQVAHMLQVEQVLEYCDMFIQKNLRPSNCVGVMLLADMYGLSSLKTSARRQVITRFLEVGQSEGFLSLSTKQLLDLLEDKELQVASEDEIALSVMQWLDHESESRKTEVSRILPVIRLPFVRVSVLKKLESHPAVVESDEWLAKITAAKEGHLDGSSHQLMADAGREEAERQPRPGLSDDLAIIVGGWKAVTQQAYSTNPTPPVPLQSIICVDPDSKQCYHVSDLPTTIVGNLGVARAGHYLYVTGGCALSCLHPDPPGGNKPSKQAFQYDFSTDTWTRLPDMPRGRAGHQSLVVEGKLFLIGGNTEATFFNMFSMDCYDIEEGAWIKPPKVPAMSIPPKLTVITCGDKIVLIQIQIKQKRLVVHSFDVKTEHWTCSYEPRYRDFKVDIRAITSTVNSKVHFCTTTGKELDVSLMVYTYDLEKETPTIDREDRCVFKEEINAVNGVCRYRKRYKYVNGQEGIINCISRTTYDLSYNYYNVDKQTTQMLPFALFGQRFLATEKGSVGWYCRDQLRKVEKDNQGYETYNMFYDPYNESSESDDETY